A window from Primulina huaijiensis isolate GDHJ02 chromosome 11, ASM1229523v2, whole genome shotgun sequence encodes these proteins:
- the LOC140988959 gene encoding L-ascorbate oxidase homolog isoform X2 — protein sequence MGILINGQFPGPQIDCVTNDNLIINIFNYLNEPFLISWNGLQQRKNSWQDGVYGTTCPIPPGKNFTYVLQPKDQIGSYFYFPSLALHKAAGGYGSIKISSRPLIPVPFPPPAGDYTVLAGDWFKRTHRQLKYFLDGGHNLPSPDGLIINGHGWNGYTFTVDPGKTYRFRISNVGVKTSINFRIEGHTMKLVEVEGSHTLQNTYSSLDIFVGQSYSVLISTNQPAKDYYIAVSSRFTPTVLITTAVLHYSDSATKVSGLPPSGPTSDVAWSLNQARSIRWNLTASGPRPNPQGSYHYGMIKPARTIILANSAPVINGKQRYAVNSVSYVSPNTPLKLADYFKIGGVFSVGSIPEKPSWKSAYLGTSVMHADFRSFVEIVFQNWEDAVQSWHIDGYSFFVVGMDGGQWTEASRASYNYRDTVARCTTQVYPNSWTAIYVALDNAGMWNIRSENWERQYLGQQFYLRVYTSSNSLRDEYGIPRNAILCGRARGRPLI from the exons ATG GGAATTCTGATAAATGGGCAGTTTCCAGGGCCTCAGATTGACTGTGTCACCAACGATAACTTGATAATAAACATTTTCAACTACTTGAATGAGCCATTTCTCATTTCTTG GAACGGGTTACAACAAAGAAAAAACTCGTGGCAAGATGGAGTATATGGAACCACTTGCCCAATCCCGCCTGGAAAAAACTTCACTTACGTACTTCAACCAAAGGACCAAATCGGCAGCTACTTCTACTTCCCTTCACTTGCTCTCCATAAGGCTGCTGGAGGTTATGGGAGCATCAAGATTTCCAGCCGTCCTCTTATCCCTGTACCTTTCCCCCCTCCAGCTGGAGATTATACTGTTCTTGCTGGGGATTGGTTCAAACGAACCCACAGA CAACTGAAGTATTTCTTGGACGGAGGTCATAATCTTCCCTCCCCTGATGGCCTTATTATCAACGGTCATGGTTGGAATGGATATACCTTCACGGTAGATCCAG GAAAAACATACAGGTTCAGAATATCAAATGTTGGAGTTAAAACTTCTATTAACTTTAGAATCGAGGGACACACCATGAAACTGGTAGAGGTTGAAGGATCTCACACGCTCCAGAATACATACTCCTCACTCGACATCTTCGTAGGGCAATCTTACTCGGTTTTGATCTCAACTAACCAACCAGCAAAGGACTATTACATCGCCGTGTCTTCACGTTTCACCCCCACAGTGCTTATCACCACTGCTGTTCTGCATTACAGTGACTCAGCCACCAAAGTTTCTGGTTTACCCCCTAGTGGACCCACCTCCGACGTTGCCTGGTCTCTGAACCAGGCCAGATCAATTCG TTGGAATCTAACGGCAAGTGGGCCTAGACCTAATCCACAAGGCTCTTACCATTACGGAATGATCAAACCTGCCAGGACCATCATTTTAGCTAATTCAGCTCCTGTTATCAATGGAAAACAGAGATATGCGGTCAATAGCGTGTCATACGTTTCTCCAAACACCCCGCTGAAGTTGGCCGATTATTTCAAGATTGGAGGGGTTTTCAGCGTGGGAAGCATCCCTGAAAAACCATCCTGGAAAAGTGCGTACTTGGGTACCTCCGTCATGCATGCCGATTTTCGATCTTTTGTAGAAATCGTGTTCCAAAACTGGGAAGATGCCGTCCAATCTTGGCACATCGATGGATATTCCTTCTTCGTAGTTGG AATGGATGGTGGACAGTGGACTGAAGCGAGCAGAGCAAGTTATAATTACAGAGACACGGTTGCTCGTTGCACAACCCAG GTGTACCCGAACTCTTGGACGGCCATTTATGTAGCTCTGGACAACGCGGGAATGTGGAATATAAGATCCGAGAACTGGGAAAGACAGTATTTGGGTCAGCAATTCTACTTGAGAGTTTACACCTCGTCCAACTCATTGAGAGACGAGTATGGAATTCCAAGAAATGCTATCCTCTGTGGTAGAGCAAGAGGGCGTCCTTTAATTTAG
- the LOC140988959 gene encoding L-ascorbate oxidase homolog isoform X1 codes for MMRGYSGVYFLVFILAVLLGLLDVNGDNPYRFYTWKISYGDIFPLGIEQQGILINGQFPGPQIDCVTNDNLIINIFNYLNEPFLISWNGLQQRKNSWQDGVYGTTCPIPPGKNFTYVLQPKDQIGSYFYFPSLALHKAAGGYGSIKISSRPLIPVPFPPPAGDYTVLAGDWFKRTHRQLKYFLDGGHNLPSPDGLIINGHGWNGYTFTVDPGKTYRFRISNVGVKTSINFRIEGHTMKLVEVEGSHTLQNTYSSLDIFVGQSYSVLISTNQPAKDYYIAVSSRFTPTVLITTAVLHYSDSATKVSGLPPSGPTSDVAWSLNQARSIRWNLTASGPRPNPQGSYHYGMIKPARTIILANSAPVINGKQRYAVNSVSYVSPNTPLKLADYFKIGGVFSVGSIPEKPSWKSAYLGTSVMHADFRSFVEIVFQNWEDAVQSWHIDGYSFFVVGMDGGQWTEASRASYNYRDTVARCTTQVYPNSWTAIYVALDNAGMWNIRSENWERQYLGQQFYLRVYTSSNSLRDEYGIPRNAILCGRARGRPLI; via the exons ATGATGAGAGGGTACAGTGGTGTGTACTTTCTCGTATTCATTCTTGCTGTGCTGCTTGGTTTACTAGACGTGAATGGTGACAACCCTTACAGATTTTACACTTGGAAAATTTCTTATGGTGATATTTTTCCACTGGGAATCGAGCAACAA GGAATTCTGATAAATGGGCAGTTTCCAGGGCCTCAGATTGACTGTGTCACCAACGATAACTTGATAATAAACATTTTCAACTACTTGAATGAGCCATTTCTCATTTCTTG GAACGGGTTACAACAAAGAAAAAACTCGTGGCAAGATGGAGTATATGGAACCACTTGCCCAATCCCGCCTGGAAAAAACTTCACTTACGTACTTCAACCAAAGGACCAAATCGGCAGCTACTTCTACTTCCCTTCACTTGCTCTCCATAAGGCTGCTGGAGGTTATGGGAGCATCAAGATTTCCAGCCGTCCTCTTATCCCTGTACCTTTCCCCCCTCCAGCTGGAGATTATACTGTTCTTGCTGGGGATTGGTTCAAACGAACCCACAGA CAACTGAAGTATTTCTTGGACGGAGGTCATAATCTTCCCTCCCCTGATGGCCTTATTATCAACGGTCATGGTTGGAATGGATATACCTTCACGGTAGATCCAG GAAAAACATACAGGTTCAGAATATCAAATGTTGGAGTTAAAACTTCTATTAACTTTAGAATCGAGGGACACACCATGAAACTGGTAGAGGTTGAAGGATCTCACACGCTCCAGAATACATACTCCTCACTCGACATCTTCGTAGGGCAATCTTACTCGGTTTTGATCTCAACTAACCAACCAGCAAAGGACTATTACATCGCCGTGTCTTCACGTTTCACCCCCACAGTGCTTATCACCACTGCTGTTCTGCATTACAGTGACTCAGCCACCAAAGTTTCTGGTTTACCCCCTAGTGGACCCACCTCCGACGTTGCCTGGTCTCTGAACCAGGCCAGATCAATTCG TTGGAATCTAACGGCAAGTGGGCCTAGACCTAATCCACAAGGCTCTTACCATTACGGAATGATCAAACCTGCCAGGACCATCATTTTAGCTAATTCAGCTCCTGTTATCAATGGAAAACAGAGATATGCGGTCAATAGCGTGTCATACGTTTCTCCAAACACCCCGCTGAAGTTGGCCGATTATTTCAAGATTGGAGGGGTTTTCAGCGTGGGAAGCATCCCTGAAAAACCATCCTGGAAAAGTGCGTACTTGGGTACCTCCGTCATGCATGCCGATTTTCGATCTTTTGTAGAAATCGTGTTCCAAAACTGGGAAGATGCCGTCCAATCTTGGCACATCGATGGATATTCCTTCTTCGTAGTTGG AATGGATGGTGGACAGTGGACTGAAGCGAGCAGAGCAAGTTATAATTACAGAGACACGGTTGCTCGTTGCACAACCCAG GTGTACCCGAACTCTTGGACGGCCATTTATGTAGCTCTGGACAACGCGGGAATGTGGAATATAAGATCCGAGAACTGGGAAAGACAGTATTTGGGTCAGCAATTCTACTTGAGAGTTTACACCTCGTCCAACTCATTGAGAGACGAGTATGGAATTCCAAGAAATGCTATCCTCTGTGGTAGAGCAAGAGGGCGTCCTTTAATTTAG
- the LOC140988511 gene encoding U3 small nucleolar RNA-associated protein 6-like, translated as MADVVQFKLERMLDELDDLERRGLFSRREIAEIVKRRRKFEYRLKRPSPLKQDFLVYIDYEKNLETLRLLRKKSLSNKSGGKKSKKSVSDYAGVSRILEIYRLATNRFKGDIELWFQYLEFCKARGNGRMKKVLAQLVRFHPKVPGVWIYAAAWEFDQNLNVAAARSLMQNGLRVCPTSEDLWIEYIRMEXSPRSVSADCSSKLDHPFTDLSGKMTSF; from the exons ATGGCGGACGTGGTGCAATTCAAGCTAGAGCGCATGCTCGACGAGCTAGATGATCTAGAGCGGCGGGGATTGTTCAGCCGCAGAGAGATAGCTGAGATTGTCAAGCGCCGCCGCAAGTTCGAGTACCGTCTCAAGAGACCTAGCCCACTGAAGCAAGATTTCTTAGTCTACATCGACTACGAGAAGAATCTCGAAACCCTCCGCCTCCTTCGTAAAAAATCTCTTTCAAATAAATCCGGCGGTAAAAAGTCGAAGAAGTCAGTGTCCGATTACGCTGGGGTCTCTagaattttagaaatatatcGGCTTGCAACAAACCGGTTTAAGGGAGACATCGAACTTTGGTTTCAATATTTGGAGTTTTGCAAAGCGCGTGGCAACGGGAGAATGAAGAAG GTTCTGGCTCAATTAGTTAGGTTTCATCCAAAAGTGCCTGGTGTTTGGATATATGCTGCTGCCTGGGAATTTGATCAAAATCTGAATGTTGCAGCTGCTCGTTCTCTGATGCAAAATGGTTTGAGAGTATGCCCTACTTCAGAGGACTTGTGGATAGAGTACATTCGTATGGAANGGAGTCCACGCTCCGtaagcgcggattgca GCTCCAAGCTAGACCACCCTTTCACGGATCTGTCAGGGAAAATGACCAGTTTCTGA